The genomic stretch gtctgtatttggcgcaggcacagtgaccgTCAGACCGCTCCCTGcaccggcatctccactgcgcctgtgcaTCTCCACTGCTTGAGGCTGGGCGTCGTCTGTTCCTGgaagcactctgacgtcattggggcaggcgcagtggagatgccggcgcagggagcggtaCGACAGTCacggcgcctgcgccgaatcgCAGATCGCTAGCGTcagacagctaattaggtcaaaatgtggtggtagaaaccctttaaacaaagCAGAGAGCCATAATCTGGACCTTTAAGGTGCTAGATAACCCTAACAGCAACCCCTTCTGAGGGAATTCTAACACCTGGAAAATCGGGACTTTGGAAGGGGGATTTCCCTAAAATCAATATCAGCAAAGGTCAGAAATTTCTTCCAGACTGGAATAAATGGAAATTGTTACTTTCTTTCTACATTTCAAGAGAGTATTTACTAAGTTGGACGAAAAACCCCTCTTGGCTAGCAGGAACCTTTTTCAAATTCCATGTTGTCAAATGGAGGCCCCTGCAGATCTGCAGATTAAAAATTAGCCCCCGAGACAGAAGGTTGTGGATTTCTGTAAGGACCCACGGGTCTGACACCGACCTCTCTCGGGTAGGTAAACCACGctctcctgggccaaaagggaGCTATTAAAAATCACCAGAGCATGATCTTCCCTTATCTTTTGTAACACCCTGGGAATCAAGGGAAAGGGAGGGAAGGCATACCCCAGGGGAAAATTCCAACTGTGAAGGAAGGCATCCAGATCACAGGGTAATCCCTCTAAGATAAAGAAAATAATTCTTTAACTTTCCTGTTCTGACTGGTAGCAAACAGATCTACCGAAGGAACCCCCCAATTGTCAGaaattttattaaaaagtttCTTGGTTTAGACTCCACTCCCCTTGGGAAATAACACGACGACTCAAAAAATCCACCTGAATATTCTCTGGGCCCTGGATGTGAACGGCTGAGATGGAACTACTGAGATGGAACTACAACTACTTTCTGACAACTGAAGAATGTCACTGGTCATCAACATTAAGGCTTTGCTCCTTGTACCCCCTTGTTTGTTTAAATAGTAAACTACAGTGCTGTTATCCAAGATAATTCTGAGATGTCTATTTGAAATTAatggaagaacatctaacagCTAATTTTAATGCCATAAGTTCCTTCATATTTGAAGAGGCTGAGCTCTGCCCATCTTGCCATAAGCCTTGGATTGAGTGTCCTAGGATATGAGCTCCCCAACCACAAGGACTTGCATCTGTAGTCAAACATAAAAGATTCTTCCTAACCCAGGGAGCCCCTTGGTTTAGAATGTTTCTTAGCAACCACCACCTTAATGCCTCTAAGGTTTGGTCTGGTATAACTAGGCaagactctaaggcctctttcacatgggcgtcgcgtgcgacggccggataggatgcgggtgcgtcgtgggaaaatgtgcgatttttaatttttttgcacgagtgcaaagcgttgTAAAGCGTTTTGCGTTttgcacagaagttcaggttaagtatataacatggttagaagggaaaataatagcattcttaatacagaatgcttagtaaaatagggatggaggggttaaaaaaaattataataaaaaaattattaaactcacctcatccacttgttcgtgctgccgtctcgtcttctttcttcttttttgatggcctgggaggaaaaggacctttggtgacgtcactgcgctcatcacatggtccatcaccatggtgatggattatgtgatggaccatgtgatgagcgcagtgacgtcaccaaaggtcctttccctCCCAGGTtaattgccggatgcgacgtttagatttttctcaatggttaccatggctgccgggacgctaaagtcctggcagccatggtaaagtgtagtggggagcgggggagcagcatacttaccatccgtgcagctcccggggcgctccagagtgacgtcagggcgccccaagcgcatggatcacgtgatcgcatggcacgtcatccatgtgcatggggcgctctgacgtcattctggagcgccccgggagccgcgcggactgtaattATGCCGCTCCCGcttctactatggcaaccaggactttaatagcgtcctggctgccatagtaacactgaaagcattttgaagacggatcagtcttcaaatgctttcagtacacttgcgtttttccggatccggcgtgtaattccggcaagtggagtacacgccggatccggacaacgcaagtgtgaaagaggccttaataatAAAAGATGGACGTTTTGTTATCTAACCTACTGTATTAAAACTATCTCCTGGACACCCATGTGTGTACTTCTATTATTGGTTTGTTCCCTTTTTTTTAGCACTATTAATGCAGCAGTAGTATATAGGTTGCAGTCATTCACTAGTAGCTGGCCATTGTTGGTTCTTGCTATTGGCTGTATAGATACTTGATTTataacctttttctgtgaactATAGTCATTTGAGGCTAGTGTTTGATTACTGGAGCAGTTTAGTTACTTATAAAACTAACTGCTTTCTACTGATTGTCTGGCCCTTATTGCTGTGGCCATGTGTTGCAACACTCACTTCCTTATGACTTGATAGTTTCACAGATAATATATATTCCGTTACTTGTCTTGTAATACTGCTACTTATTCAGCTGCTGCCTGCTAAGGATTTATTGATATTACTGTTGATATAGAATTGTTGCCATTGTTCCTGACTATTAATTGCGGCGATTCTCCTACACTATCTGTCTATGATCGAGCTGCTTGCAGCTTCTTCTACTGGTTTGTGATATATATTGTGGCGGCAGAGTTGCTTTCTAGGCTGCCTATTAGCTCGCCAGGAACTTTCACACTAATAGCTACGTGCCCTAAAGTCTAAAAACAAattactgccccccgacatgtttcgccatatcCACGGCGTCTTCAGTGGATCGGGCAGTCTGCACGGAGTTCGTGTGTGGCTGTGTTATTTATTACCTCCTATTTCATGATGTGTCGTTAGACTGACCAATCACTAGGCTTGTTAGAATTCGCATTCCTAATACCTTAGATCTGTATGGCTGTTTAGTTCGGTTTGTGCTGACGTCTGTCTTCCTGTGATATTTCGTCAGGTTACGCGCATGTCTTTGAACTTAGATCGTGGAGCTATTTTCGATTTATGACCTAACTTGTTGCGGTTCTACAATGCTTGCGATTTTACTACTGTTGCGTTATTTGTTTATATTAGACTTTCGCTCTATATATTTGTATCTACTGATTAAAGGATTTGTCTTGACACCAAGCCCGCTATTTtgtttgattattattatttttatatatatatttcttttaaaCATGATTATGAGTTCTACATATGTCTCTTATGCTTATGGATTTTTAGATAACAAAACATCCAtcattgtgtgaaagaggcctaagggttcctTGCCCCCTTCCCAAGCTGACAATAAAACCCATTGTAGGCCTTTTTGAGTGGAACTGGGCCCATACAACAGCTGGAATACATGATGCCAAACTTCCCAGAATAGACATACCTTTTCTCAGAGATATTCTTGGGTTCCTGGGTAGATCTTGTATTTTTTCTCTTAATTATCTTTTCTTCCGTTAAGAAACACCTCTGTACCCTTGAATCCAGTAGCAATCCTAGAAAAAGTTGACGCTCATGAACTCGCCGGCAACTACACTTCGGGTTACGCGCTCTTTAAGTGCCTCCCATGACGTCATACTCTCGAGCTGCCACTTCCGGCGCCTTTGCGTTCCACCGACATCTTCCGCTTCTTGTTAAGCCACTCAGGCATCCGGAAGCGTCCGCTCCTTACCTGGGTCTTACTCCTCGCTGCCTAAGGTGTGCCACTACGCCACCAAGCAGCCATATGCCACAGCGCTTCAAAGCCCCCTGTAACGGCCAACGCTCCTCTGCAGGTCCCTCAGCGGAAAAATATGCCACCATATATTATAGAAGACTGCAGGTAAACCAGGGATACCCGGGGAAGAAGCCACCTATAGAACGTTAGGCCCGGGAAACCATACTGAGGTGGGAGAAGAGCCTCCACCTTTTCTCTCTCACTCTCGTGGTAAAGTTGTGGGTGAGGGGAAAAAAGGGCAATtactgttttaaaaaatttgcacaaGATTTCAGGCTACAGTCTACATCTCTTCATTCATTCTGAGACCCCATGATATTCAGTTTTCAACTCGCTTCTAGATTTAGACCGCGCCCAGGAGAAATACAAGTCCACGCCTAGTATAACAGAGTCGCCTCATTAACATATGAGGTGCCAAAAGATACGGGGATTAActgatcctccgcagcagaggtgactcttggtcttcctttcctggggcgggccgcatgtgagccagtttctttgtagcgcttgatggtttttgtgactgcacttggggacactttcctaattcttcagactgactgaccttcatttcttaaagtaatgatggccactcgtttttcttagctgcttttttcttgccataatacaaattctaacagtctattcagtaggactatcagctgtgtatccacctgacttctccacaacgcaactaatggtccgAACACCATTTATAagccaagaaatcccacttattaaacctgacagggcacacctgtgaagtgaaaactatttcaggtgactacctcttgaagctcatcaagagaatgccaagagtgtgcaaagcagtaatcaaagcaaaaggtggctactttgaagaacctagaatgacatattttcagttgtttcacacttttttgttatgtatataattccacatgtgttaattcatagttttgatgccttcagtgtgaatctacaattttcatagtcatgagaataaagaaaactctttgaatgagaaggggtgtccaaacttttggtctgtactgtatattaggagCCTTGATTGCTCAATTTCAATTGACATTTTCCTGGGAATGCTGCATCCTTGACATCACCTGCATGTTTTACTTCTTCAAAAAGATGCAGAATTGCTGtgtgcttattttttatttatttttttacattgtaggCTGGTCGGAATTTTATTTTAGAGaagttggacaatccctttaaggggttaaagggatttcCAAGATCACCATTATGGTCTACTGCAGATAAGGAACCAGCCATAGACGTTATTGGAGGGAGAATACACATACACTTCTCCACTGAGAACAAGGAGTTGGACAACCCTGTCCTCAGGAATGGTTGGGAAACCTGATATTTATGGCACATGGAGCTGCCAAGATGGTTTTAGCTGCATTTTCAGACTGTTATAAATGTTACACTGTGTTAAATCATTCAACGAACCATGCAATAGCatgaaaaaaagatttgtcaTTTAGAATAACAGAAGTTTCATAAATTTTATTTGCAAATTACAGATTTATCAACAGTCAGTGTGTGATCCCTCGTTCAATGGTGGCCACCGTTTTTCTTGGGAGGAAAGAAAGCATATTCTACGCCAAGTGCAACAACAAACGCAGCAAAGCCCCATTTGAATCCTTTGAAGACAACCTGGCTTATGGTAATTGGTTTAGAAAATTCTCCCATGTATCTCCAAGCTTCATTCctagaaaaaacaaaaagcaaaacATATAGCTATAGagtcaaatatattttacttgttTTTGCAGGGGCAAGCAGTTAGCGAGCAATTCCTCTCTTAGGCTGTGTGATGGACACATTTCCTGTACTGACCTAGAACACTATGATGCAGTGAATTTTGCTCATGCGAGCTGTGGTCGCTGTGGGAACTGTGTCTCTGCATTTTTCTTGGTCCCATCAATGACTATTCTTGTCAAAGAACCTAAATCAGACTGATAgaagtttgtgtgtgtgtgtgtgtgtgtgtgtgtatgtcaagcTTCTTTTGACAAATGTATCCTCTGTCACAAAAATCAGGAGAGAGGGATATAAAACTGACGACACCAGGAAAACAGAGGACTCAAATTTTTTTACCATTTAGACGGCAAATAAACAGCAGCTTGTAGTCCTACTGGCTTATGAATCTACAGGAGTCAGTGAGAATTCCTGACAGCCTATATGCACACCAGCACAAAATTCACTATTTTTACAAGACTGATCTGcaaactaaggctccattcacacgtccacaatttagttctgcattttgcggaacagaattgcggacccatttattcctaAGGGGattcgcacttccgggtctgcacctctgttccgcaaaacaatagaacatgtcctaatctatttgtgccagcaatgtgcggtcggcaaaatgcggaacgcacattgccacttTCCGTGTTTCGCGGATCTGCagctccgtggatccgcaaaacacgttgcggacgtttgaatggagccttagcccCAAAAAGGGATGGGCTTATCCATTTTTGCAACCGGCATTTCCATTATGGAGTGGAGGCCTGACAGGATAGAAGCAGGGTAAAATAACTGATCTGGGAGATATTTTCAATCACAATGCAATTTGTGTAGAAAAACTGGCATAGTTAGGGTCGGAAAGGTTTTTTTGCCTCGTCTAACAAGGGGGCACAGCTTAGTTGGAAACCGGGATTGTTTAAGATGCAACATAATAAATCTTCTAATTGCACCAACCAGCTTTTCAAGGACCTAGCTACCGAAGTGTCATTTTAGGTTTGAAAAGTGATGCAGCTGCGTCCCAAGTTTTTTTTTAGGTCTGCATCCACTTTTTTATCCATGGGATAGCGTAGAGATCCTGTATCCTCAAATGGTAATGACGTACCTTTTGCCAATTTAGAAAGGGAAACATcaattttgggacaatttttaagACTATATTTAAATCCTCATCGTCAAAGGGCAGTCTCTTTTTAATGGTTCTAGCCAAGAAGACCTTCCTATCCAGGTTTTACCATTCTCTTAAAATTAAAGAATAAAGGTTTTTATGTACCAGGAATCCCCTTTTTATCTTTTCCTTTAAACCTGAAAACATTTTGTCCAGAGCAGAcctctgaactttttcttctttcaTTTCCATTGCGACTGACAGCTTTTAACAATTCATTAATGTCTTCAGAGGAAAATAGATACTTTTTAAAATCGCAATCGCTTTCAGAATCACTCGTTTTTTCATCCTGTTCAGGAAAATCTTCAGAGGATGAGGCTGAAAAAGAGGGTGATCTTTACCTAGACCTATGCTCAGACGTAGATGGGTGACTGTAAGCTGGTGAATAATCCGCCAAGGCGGAACTTAGTTCCTGCCTTATCATGCCCTTCATGTCATCTCTTAAAGAAGGTACTTTCTCTCTTTACTATGTCATCAGTACATTTTTTACATAGCTTTTTGGAGTATTTATCTGGAAGCCTGGGTTCGCACACACACACCACATCGAAGGGGCTTAGATTATTTTACTATTTTGGATTTCACAGACATATCCTTGACACTCTTATCGTACAAGGGAAAGGGAGAAAAGGCATATTAACACCTTCACGCATTTTGACGTACAGGTACGTCGTTGCGTGCCAGGGGATAtatggagcgggcctctgcagtgagcccactccatacacgcGATCTGccggctgtatgatacagccagcatCCGGCCTCTGCCATTTCACCCTTCAGGTGCCACAATCAAGGCTGATCGCGGCTCCTGTGAAGTCATGCGGCTCCATCTTCCTTACGATCAGAGCCCCCGCAGTGAATTCGCTGCTGAAgcgatccaggcctgccatggctttctccatactgagctatgctaTGCACGATGCATAGCGCAGAATGAAGTGTGTAAAGatcctattcaccgtaatagatctctattatggtgaataagagaggggatcaaaagatcaCCTGTACGAGGCCCCTATGGGTGCTAAttgtaaaggggaaaaaaagcacCATTAAAAGTTTCAatcaccccttttcccaattttatatataaaaataaacaaaacaaaaaaaaaataacatattgggtatcgccgcattcgaaaatgtctgaactattaaaatatttgtaaaaaattccTGTGCATTGAACGCagtaacaaaagaaaaaaaaaaaaatgggtggggCGTGGCCTGATCGCTGATGGCGCCGGTCGCATAGCGCTTCTGCTCCGGACGAATACATCATAAAGCGGCCCACAGCACTTGCTCCTGACCCTAAATCTCGTCAGACAGGATCCGGTTAGAGATATAAGCATGGGGAAAGTTCGGAGGCGTCCTGCTCCGACGAAGCTGACGGAATTCTTCGGCAAATCAACCCCGCCAGAGCCCGGCGTGAGAGGGACTCCCCCTCCCGCATGCAAGCTAACTCCAACGGCGGGAACGCCATCGTCACCTGCGCACAGCTCGGCTACCAGGAGCGGGCTCGAAGGGGAACCCCTAGCACACACGCAGCTCACTGCGGACGTCATGAGAGCTATGCTGGACTCCCTGCGCACTTCTATGAAGGAAGACATGCTTGGGCTCATGAAAGATCTTAAGAGGGAGATTCAGAGCATAGGCGAACGCACTTCCCATCTTGAAGGGAAGATGGCTGAGTTTGCGGCCTCCCATAACACCCTCATTGATTCCCATGAAGCCATGGAAGAAGATATCGCCAAGCTAACGGCTAAATTGCAAGATCTGGAGGACAGGCATAGGCGGAACAACATCAGAATCCGCGGGGTCCCAGAGTCGGTAGAAGCGCACGAGCTGGAGCACTTCCTGCAGCAGCTACTAAAAGCGGCCCTACCTGAATCCACGGAGAGGGACATGATTATAGACCGCATTCACAGGGTGCCTAAGCCTAAAGGTCTGGATCCCTCGCTTCCTCGTGATGTTATCGCTAGGGTCCACTTCTACACCATAAAGGAAGCGTTCCTGAAGGTTCTGAGGCAGAATCCATTCCCGTCGGATGACTTCAAAGGGATTGCGGTGTACCCGGATCTGTCTGCAGCCACACTGGCGAAACGGAGAGAGTTTGCCCCAATTACCGCCGTGCTGAGGCAACATCAAGTTAAATACCGCTGGGGCTTTCCAGTTAAGCTGCTGGTCACATATAATGGGGGTCTACAAGCCTTCAACTCACCTCAAGTGGCGAATAAACACTTGACCGAATGGGGCCTTATCAACGGAGGCTCTACCAGGGCGAATGAAAGTGTCCCCAGATCCGAGAAGATGGTACCGGAGTGGGACGTGGCCTGACATGTGAGTTACTCACGGCAGGGAGCAGCCGGATGACTGTTCTATTTTTTGATGTTCTCGGTCCGTAGCGGAGAGCTATAGTTCTCTGCCCCCGACTGAACTTGTTCTTTTTTCCTCTCTGGTCCTAGACCAGTTTTTGTTCTGGCCCTTGGCCAGTGCTTTTTTGGTCAGGCTTGACACGCTTTGATGACCGTCTTGTTActgttttgttttcctttttatatgtattttaatttattttttaggttgGTTCCTATACTAAAAATGCATGCGACATGTGCTACTAGACTACTAGTTATGGCGGGATTATATGTGGAGATATGGTGTGGTGCATCACAGCGAGCGTTCTCAAACCAGCAATGGGGCTAAAAATTATGTCATTAAATGTGCGCGGGCTAAACTCCCCGTACAGGCGTACGCAGCTATGGTCGGAAGCCCTTAAATCTAAATGTGACGTGCTTCTAGTACAGGAGTCGCACTTAATAGCAAAAGATGCGTTTAGATGTCAGCATCGTGGCTTTCCTGTGATACACCATTCGCATACCTGCAAAAAGAGGAAAGCAGGGGTTTTTATTGGAGTAAAGGCTGGCATCGCTTTTTCTTTGCAGGAATGCATAACTGATTCTGCTGGGAGATATGTCATTTTACTGTGCACTCTGGAGGGTAAAATGTTCACTTTGGTGTCTGTTTACGCCCCTAATGTCGGACAGGTGGCCTTCTGCAGGAGGTTGTTCAGCAAAGTAGAGAAGGTGGCAGTGGGAGAAGTAGTGATTGGAGGAGACTTCAATATCCCAATTAATTCAGCATTAGACAGTAAGTCTGTGCAGGTGAGCAGTAGAGTGGACCTGCAGAAGACCTTACATGAATCTGTATATCATGATATCTGGAGATATCAACATAGTGAGGAGCGCGACTATACGTTTATATCAACCGCGCATTTATCCCAGTCTCGCATAGATTATATCCTGGTTTCTAGGGGCCTCCTGCATAGGGTCACTCGGTCTGACATTGGAGGAGCGACTTGGTCGGATCACGCCCCAGTCAGTATCATAATTGAAGATGGACTCCCCAATCTTCCCCGTCCGCAATGGAGATTGAACACGTACCTATTGAAATGCCCAGATAGAGTTAAAAGGTTCACAGAATCTTTACATGAATTTCTGGTGTTCAATGATCTCCCTGATACCAGTGTGCATAATCTCTGGCTTTCCCATAAAGCTTATATGAGAGGGGTGCTTTTACAGAGTGCGGCCAGATTAAACAAAAGCAGGAATAAAGCTATTCAAGATGCCTTGCAAAGTCTAAAGGGTGCAGAAAGTAGTCATAAGTCCAATAATAACCCCTCCACATTGGCCTATCTTCAGAAGTGTAGAGCTGATCTTAGAACTATTCTTTTATATCGTCAGGAATTAGGAATGAAACGCTTGCAGACAAACTTCTATCACACCGGTGATAGAGCAGGAGCATTATTAGCACGCAGATTAAGGAGCAGAGCAGCGGCTGCTAGGATAACTAGATTAAAATACAACAGTAAAGAGTATTCGCATCCTCAGGAAATAGCTGATGCCTTTGCAGCTTATTATTCCTCCCTGTATAATCTGCAAGCAGATAACCATACGGTTCAGCCCTCTAAAGAGGGAATCTCAGCCTACTTAGAATCTCTCAAACTTCCCAAGGTATCCGAGGACGAACTTTGCATTCTGAATAGGCCGATTATCCCGTCGGAGGTCCTTACCACAATCAGAAAAACCCCGTCTAATAAGGCACCAGGTCCGGACGGTTTCCCAGCGGAATACTATAAAACATTCCAGGCAGCGCTGGTACCTTACCTGGTTAAGCTGTACAATACGTTTATGACTTCAGAAGATATTCCTGCTGAGATGCTGCAGGCTACTGTGGTCACTCTCCCTAAACCGGGGAAGACCCCTGATGCCCCGAGAACTTTAGACCAATTTCTTTGCTGAACGCTGACCTTAAGCTTTTTGCTAAGATTTTGGCAGCCCCCCTCAACAAAGTGCTACCTGCGCTAATACACCCTGACCAAGTAGGCTTTGTACCAGGCAGACAATGTAGGGATGGGACTAGGAAAATGTTAAATTTAATCCAGATTGCCGAGTGGTCCAGAGCCCCCACTATCTTTCTCTCGttagacgctgaaaaagcgttcgacaggGTGCACTGGGGGTTTCTGGACCAGACTCTTAGGAAGTTTGGGTTTCAAGGACACATTTTGCAGGCTATTTTAGGCTTATACTCATCGCCCAGTGCCAATGTATTAGCCTCAGGTTTCCTGTCTGCTCCTTTTTCAATCACTaatgggactaggcaggggtgccccttgTCGCCCCTGATTTTCGCACTGGTGATGGAGCCACTGGCAGAGACAATTAGGAACAGCGCGCTAATATCTGGAATTAGGGTGGGGAAAACTTCCCACTGTATTgggttatatgcagatgatgtcatTCTGACCCTTACTAGCCCCTCTGAGTCGCTCCAAGCTGTAACAGAAATTTTAGATCAATACTCTTCAGTTTCCAATTGAATGTCAACAAAACTAATGTTTTACCTATTAATGTACCGGAGAGTCTATATCAGGTATGGAGCACTAAATATTCCTTTGTTTGGGCTAAGGAATCAATAAGATACCTAGGTGTGGAGCTTACTAGTTCTCTGACTACCCTGCTCACATTGAACCTTAAGAAGTTGAGGTCTGAGTTGCGCTCTGACCATCTCAAATACAGTAAAGCAATGCTGTCGTGGATTGCAAAAATAAACACGGTTAAGATGCTAATTCTCCCCAAAATCCTATACATATTCCGGTGCATACCTTTAAAAATTTCCAAATCGCATATTaagcagctgcaaagtgaaatGCTTAGATTTGTATGgggaaactccccccccccccaggatacAGAAGAACGTATTATTTCCCCCTATTATCAAAGGTGGGTTAGGGGTCCCGGACCTATATAATTATTACTTGGCCAACCTGATAGACCAGACCATGGAATGGTGGAAACCTTCCTCTCCTCATAAATGGCTCAATATAGAGGAGGCCTATGTCAGGAGGAAGTCTCTTAAATCATTACTGGCAGCATACCTGGTGAAGCCTACCACATTCGCTTTGCCTCTGAAAACTATGCAAGCGTCTATGTTCGCATGGGCACACTTATTCAAAAAGGGAGCCTCTTTACCTCTGGAAAAGAAATATATCCCGCTCTCGGCCATAGAATACCACATTCCCACGCTACAAGTCACAGGGTGGTTAAACTGCGGAATTGACAATCTTGGGAGCCTATATGATCAGTCCTCCCTACGTACGTTTGAGTCGTTACACACCTCTTATAAGCTACCCAATCgggttttttaccaatttttgcagatgaggcACTTCCTCACCCCCCTTAAATTGGAGGCAACAGTGGATGTAAGTAATTCAGTGGGCAAACTGCTCAGAGGGGAGGGTCGCTCCACGTCCAGCCTCTCCTTTTGGTATGCACACTTGTTGTGCAAAGACTTAGATAGCAAAAAGCCCTTTATGCTTAGGTGGGAGGCTGAGCTTGGAAAGGAATTCTCTTTGAGAGAATGGATGGATGCCATGTACTGGTCTATGAAATGCTCTAAGTGTATAAACCACGCAGAGCAGAACAGGAAAATTCAACTGCGGTGGTACTTGACGCCGGACAGACTGGCTCACGTCATTCCTAATTACTCTTCATTGTGCTGGAGGGGATGCGGCCGAATAGGATCTCCATTCCATATGTGGTGGGAGTGTCCAGTAGTAGCTAGATTTTGGGCCTCAGTAAAGAATACTGTGGAAGACATAACGGGGGTAAAGGGAATACTGACCCCAGAGTTAGCAGTTCTTAGCATAGGATTGGAGAGCATACCATGGGAGTGCAGAGGCACGATAGCGCATGTCTTATTTGCAGCCAAAAAAGTGATTGCACGTCACTGGAAAAGTCCACAATCCCTTTCACTGGGTGAAGTTTTTAAAATT from Bufo gargarizans isolate SCDJY-AF-19 chromosome 8, ASM1485885v1, whole genome shotgun sequence encodes the following:
- the NDUFB3 gene encoding NADH dehydrogenase [ubiquinone] 1 beta subcomplex subunit 3, producing the protein MGHGHEHHGHGKMHIPDYKLWKIEGTPLEDVQKRLAKKGLRDPWLRNEAWRYMGEFSKPITISQVVFKGFKWGFAAFVVALGVEYAFFPPKKNGGHH